Part of the Calliopsis andreniformis isolate RMS-2024a chromosome 12, iyCalAndr_principal, whole genome shotgun sequence genome, GCGAATCATGCTAATATCTCCGTTCCaggtatgtattttgcatttaactcgcttaatttaattatattctatacAGAGAAAATGCATTACTTATATACATCGTATGTATTTTCTAGGACCGTCACATATGACAAATGGCCATACAAAACGAACTGGTAGTTCGCCACGAATGTTAAAACTTCGAATTTCAAGATCCGTTGTATCTAAAAAGACAAAAGAAAGTGAAAGTGATGTCAGTGAATCAGAAGCTTCTATGGAAAGTGAGAGTAGTGGTAGTGTACCTGTAAGAAGGACACGAGCAAGGAAGGCAGTACCTAGTGTTAGTGCGGATAGTGACTCTGGAGAGGTATATACACCCAGTAGTCGTGGGAAACAAAGTCGGAAGAATCGTGCAAAGAACAGCAAAAACACTAAGCAAGTAAAATCAAAGACAACGTCATTCAATACAAGCGGCAACGTGGACGACGATGAAGATGACGAAGATGATGAAGATGAGGAAGAGTTGCTTAAACAGCTCGACGAAGATGAGGATGAGGTGCATCAACAGGTTGTTACACACGAATCGTCAGACGAAGAAAGCGAAGAAGAAGTTATCAACAGAACTAGCACAAGATCACGGAAAATAACATCTGCATCTGAGCATGAGGATAGCATAACGAGAAATGGGAAAGCTAACAGCGAAAGTCAAAGCGACGACGATGATAACGGAAGAGAAGAAGAAGAGGGAGatgaggaagaggaagaagaggaggaggaagaggaagatGAACAGTCTCAGCATGAAACTAATAACCAAGACTCAGATAGTGATGACTCAGATAAAGTGTTTATGCCATCGAGGTCTCAGAGAAGAGTTCGTGGCGGAAGAGCAGCACAAAATCAGGAAACGACGCAAAATTCAAGGAGAAGTAGTAAACGTCCTCGTTATAATGAAGAAAGTGACGAAAGCAATACAATGCCAGTTAGAAATCGACGTAAAATTACACGTCGGTATTATGCAGAAGAAAGTGATGAAAGTTTGCCAGAACCTGAAAATTTAGCAGGCATTAGTATAAGTAGTAGAGGACGTGTACGCAGAATGACAGCACGAGCACGAGCTTTTCTTCTAGAGTCACCCTAACAACATCTTTCATGCTAGGAATGAAAGTGTAAATTATTGATCTTTCAAGTGATTCTTACAAACTTTAAAGaacattgtaaaaattttaaatgttatTTGATAATATTTGTTCTTTGAAACGTGCGACTGTATCCACATTGTAGCATAACACTGAATTTGTGTATGCCGGGATATTATTGTCTGAGAACTCTGAGATAAGATTATAGATAGACTGTACGTATAAACACTTGAGATTGTCATAGCAATTCATGGTGAACACTGCTACAAGGTACTTCCATTATTATGAAGCACATCAATAACgttactgttttatgtttaaatGCATCATCTAATTTTAACGATTCATAAACCAGACTTGGTAGCAAGCGGAAACAGTGTAAAGACTTTATAATACTCCGATTTATTGAAATACCACGGATATCATTTTAAATTTAGTAACGCTATTCATTATTCAtatggaaataattataattttgcaTAATTTCGAacatttaaaatgcaataacacctGAATCGTTACGTGTTTCaacgaataattatttttacaaaataCTTCAAACTGTTAATATATACTGTTTACAGATagaaaaatattctttaaaaattcTGAATTTCTATATGATAGCAAAAATCTAAATAGTATTTAATAGTGTTTGTATTACATTGTTGAAAATATGTTACTGTACCTGGAATAACGTGAATAATGCCCATCTTGTTCAGGGAATATAACTGTAAGATTAGCTTAAAAACTTCATTATTCTGCTTGTTTGGGCAAAGTCAATTGACAAATGAAAAACTACTTTCATGCTAAGACCTTAAGAAGTTAAAAAAAAGGCATTACCTATTCATATAACTGCTAAAATATCAGTGCTTATGTTTGCATTTGATATAATTACGTAAGATTATTTTCTTTAATCGTAAATACTccaaatttttgtatttataagaAGGTTTATTTAACGAATTTCACATTTTCATATTTGTACATTTTCTTTTCATTTATCCAATAAGATAGTACTTCGTATAtcttaataaaaataaagttgATTTTGAATCCATtgaaataagtaaaaaaaaaaggtcataacattaaattttttattaaatacgtATATTTTAAAGTTTATTGATTATATCAAGTGTTTGTACATTAAGAAAGAAACTGTACTTATCTTCTATATCTTGTAAATTGTATCAAAGGAGGCAGTGCCTTTATGAATACGATTATTTATTTgtaaaactaaatagaacacatTTTGCAAGATAGCATCAATAAGAAACAAAACTATCTTCAATTTTAGCAGGGTTTAAATTCTTTTCTATTAAATTGATTTTATATTAATGGCACTGTTTTCGCTTTTTACAACTATACTTAAAGAACAGTGTTATTTGTAAATACAAATGCAATTTAAAACGaatgcaatttttttttttttttttaataatgtatAAAAGAACCGCGTGCTTTACATGATCTGTAGTATAAAGTAGTAACTTTTTACAGTAATTTGTATGTCCATTAGAAAATTAAGAACCAATGCTCGTGCGATTTTAGCAATTTTTCAAATGTAGAAATAGACATTTTTCAGATTTATATAGTATGAACAAAAAAATTAAtccattcatcataataataggaTACTGGTTTTTCAAGACAGTTGCATAACTGATGAACTAACATAGTATAAGGATATGTGCACAAATATTGGAAGTCTTGACTGTCTCGAGTCATTGTGATATTAGTTTAAGAATATTAAATATACAATGatataaatattgataattaGGACTATAAtggatatttttttaataatgcCTCGAATAAGGGAGTCATATCATGTGGACTCAAGAAGTGTAGAATTTCtgattatattaatttaatgtTAACTCGAATCATTTAATTGTATTACAATTAACAAACTTCatatcttaatcttcagaccttataTAATTTTGTGTATATAATGCCGTTAAATTACAAAACTTAATTAACACGACAACGATAGTTTCAATTCTATATCAAGTTTGAAACTTTAGTTGTGTTTAGTTTAATATGCTCTGTTGCATACCTAGTTTATCGAAACCCACCGTCACCAATAAAAACGAAATATTAAATTGTTTCATACATACTTGTTATTTATTTCGAAACCTTTTCCTTAAAAGAAATATGGCTATTGTTTTATGAGAAATTGAAAGTGAAACATTATATTTGCGCTAGATGGCGGCGTTGATTGTTTTCATTTTTTGTATCGAGTATGCATTCAATTCAAATGATTCGCTTTCCATAAAGTATAAAGCCAGTGATGATTCATTACAGCATTCTGCGTCTGTGCTATTTTATCACTAAACTAGTGACCACACATAGAATAATTTATCTGATATCAGTcatcttttaataaaaatattttcccaATCACATTTCCATAAAAAATGCTTATATTAATTTTGTTATTAACAAATATGTATATTAGATTAATGGCTACATGCAATTGCGTGTAATTAGAACTCATTTTGTCCAAATCATGGATCTAGAAACAATCAGCTGGTGTGCTTTCAACAAACTAAAAAAACCCTAACATTAATAAGCTTGAATAGGcctaattaatttattaataatttctttATATTCTCATTACATTGTCGTGTCTGAAAATATTTAATGATCAAATCCAAGTGACTCAAATAGAAAATCGGATTTATTAATGAATAAATAATCGAATGTTATCTACTTAAGTATTGGAATCGTACGATCGCATCAAATGTGAATTCCGAAACCCTCACAACCCAAATTTTGTTCAAAACTTTGATATCTGGCATTACAAAAGGGGTATCGACAGATTTGGGGGGAAGATTTCAACTCACCATAGAATCGTCATTGGTGAATTGTGATTGGACAGGAACAGCAAAGGAATGTTACCAATTCCCAAAAGAAAAGTCACCACCGATTACATTTAGTACTTTAGTAGTTCTACAGACGGGTTTTTCTTGTAGAGATTACTCTGCCCATAAACGTGGAACAGAAGAGACCACGTGACTGGGAAAGCGACCAATCAGCTGTTTAACTTTGTCGTGCCGCCAAGCTCGTCTCTATTCTGTACTGTGCACGCGGAAGCTAGAAATCCGTGCGATAATTTCGCAAATAGACAAACGTTCTACGGAGATAGTTGATTCCGTACAATAAAGAAACGGCTGAATTTCACTTTCACGTGTGTATCGAGACATTTATTCGCCTGTATAACGTTGAATTCCGTTCTCAAATGGTTCTATATCATAGTCGCCATTTTGGTGATAGACCGAGCCAAGATTAGCGAGTGTACCTATGATCTTTTTATTTTCACTCGGCATTCGGTCGATCGTCGTGATCGTCGGTGACGCCGGGACGGAATTCTAACCTCGAGGATGACGCAACAAAACAAAACGATGAACTTTCTCATACATGACGCGAACGGTGAGTATGCCGAGTGCGCGCCAATTATCAGCATGCCTCGCTTCTGTGATAATGCCACGATTTTCTCTCGTCCTCGTCGAGATCCCCTGTTTCCGCCGCTGTTACCTCTCTTTCTATATCGGTGATTGTGCTTTTATCATTTTCCCTTCGATTCCTCTTCATTACAGGCTTCTGTTGACTCTTTTCCTTTCTCTTATCCAGAGTGGTCTTGTACCGCGCTTTTTCACCGAATTTTTCTACTGCATTTGGTTGGGTACGTTTTTACCTTACCTTATGCTAGTGAAAAACGAAGGCAACGTTTCTCTTCAGTTTTTTACACCGTTTTGCTTGAGAAAGCATGCACAAGCTTTGGTGATTCAGCCGAAGACTTCTCAGCTTCTTCCTTCTCAATGCTTTCATCCAAATGTGTAGATCATATCTTGTTTGGTCATTTAATTTATACAAAGGATAATAGTTTAGAGAGTTAACTTACTTAatctgttaatgattgatgtatatattGAATAATATTACATGGAAAAAAAATTGTAACATAGCTCTGCATTTCTTAGGATTATGATATTGTAACCTATACAGTGTGTGGTTTTACAATGTTTCTGTACTATCTTTTTTTTTGAAACTTTTACTGTAGTACCTTCTTTTTGAAATTAAATATATCTACCATAACTGATAGATTTTTGTTGTTGCATTGTATTTCTTATATTATTTCTGCTTTTTGGAGtaaaaattataacaataataaaacaaaattataaACATTTTAGGTCATCCACAAGTGATTAAAGTAGTACAGAGTTCAGCCAATAAGGCATTGGGTGGTATCGTCAGTACAACAAATGCAGGTGGCCTTAAGGTCTTTAAGACTCCGAGCCAAGAATCTCAGGTATTCCTgtcaataattttaaaaatttaatttgatCCTTCATAATTCTTCTATTGCTAAtaataattttcataaaaatgttttaattCTAATAGGTTATGGAACTTAATGTTACTCTATATTCTTACCTTTCTCAGGTTTTGTCATCTAGCGCACAAGTTCTTAGAACTATTAGTTTGCAGAGTCCTTCAACTCCTGGCCAAAGTGAGTAATTCATTACACTATATTTAGTAATGTACAGAAACTTGTACAGTTTAAAATGTAGCCAAATTTTATCTGATTGAAATATAGCATGTGTAACTCCATATTTCAAGATAAAAAGTGATACAATAATACTCTATAATTTTTCTAGGATTGGTTACAATACCATTGCAAAATACAAAGCTGGCAACAACCAAGGCTGGTGAACCTGTACTGACAAAAACTATACAGCTAACATCTGCGCAAATGGTATGTACCACATAGAATGATTGTCATTCACAGATGTTGAACTCTCATTTGAtgaaatcattttttataaaaatcgtTTATTTCATCGTACTTTTACACAGAGTGATATAAAACAGGCAATAActcagcagcaacaacagcaacagcaacagcagcagcagcaacaacaatctAGCAATCAGCAGCTTGTGAAAGATGCAAGTGGGAAAACTTACATCAGCCCAATATTGGACCACAGTGGCTCCAGAAAAAGACAAGATGTTGATGGGGGCGACTTTGTACCAGAGTAATAATGCTTTGCATCCTTTAAAGTGCTTACTAAATCCGAGTACTCTTTAAGCGTAATATGTTCTTTATTTTCGTTTCGTTTTACAGTAAACGAAGAAAAACAGAGAAAGTAGGTAAAGGATTACGTCATTTTTCAATGAAAGTTTGTGAGAAAGTTAAAAAGAAGGGAACGACGTCATACAACGAAGTTGCAGATGAGCTTGTTGGAGAATTTACCAATCCAGCTCACATAAACTCCTTAACAGATCAGGTATAATTTCTGTCGTTTGGCTTGAATAGTACAGATGTAGAAGGGAAGTATATGTAATTCTTTGTCTTTTTTTTTGTAGCAGTATGATCAAAAAAATATTAGAAGACGTGTTTACGATGCTTTGAATGTTTTAATGGCAATGAACATTATCTcaaaagagaaaaaagaaatcAGGTGGCTAGGTTTACCAACTAATTCTCTTCAAGAATGTTTGGCACTCGAGAAAGATAAGAAGAAAAAGATAGAGAGGATTAAAGCGAAAACGCAACAATTACATCAATTGATTCTCTCACACATTTCTTTcaaaaatctggtggaacgtaATCGTGCCAATGAGAGTCTGCGTGGCCCACCAAAACCAAATTCTGCCATACAGCTGCCATTCCTGATTGTGAATACTAGCAAAAAGACTGTTATAGATTGCAGCATTTCGAATGACAAGTAGGATTCCCTTTTGACATctttatttttttcatattgAATCATTAATATCGAACTGTAATTTTTTCAGAACCGAGTACCTGTTCAATTTTAACGATAAGTTCGAAATTCACGACGATATTGAAGTTTTAAAACAAATGGGTTTAGCTTTCGGTAAACTATCTATCTGACGTATCTCTCACCATTCCTTGTTTAATTATTTCATTACGTATAATTCTTTAACCAGGTCTGGAAAAAGGAGAGTGCACCGAAGAAAATTTACGAAAGGCGAAACTGATGGTTCCAAAATCTTTGGAAAAATATGTGGAACGTATGTGTTATCCCCAAATCATCTTATCTACATATTCAGTAATTTTGTTAAGCCTGGTGCATGTTTTATGTTCCATTTTATTTTTAGAGTTGGCATCTGGTGATTTGGAAAAATTCATCCCAGTAACCATTCCCGGGCCAAGTACTTCGATGGAAGACTTGGACACAAAATTGGAAGGCTCTCGACCCCCTTCATCTTCTCACACTTCACTTTCAGAGGATGTTCTTTCGCCACCCTCGCAGTATTATTCCGAGGAAGAAGATGAGGAGGAGGAAAGCGACCAGGACGACCAAGCCGATAGTGATCTCGAAGTTAACTAGCACTCCGAACGATTTTCTCGGGGCTGGACTCAGGGTTTGTATACATTTATAATATACTTATACATTAAGGCTTAgaaatatttttgcatttttgtatactatatttatattgtatatcctTTTTTTTTAGGATACTCGTCACTGTTAGCAGCGTATTCGACATGGTCGTCATCGATATCGCTCTCAAGAACGTCATTCTCGTGCGCAATTAAGACGCGGACAAGTAACGGTAATTGGGGAACTTTGATAAATGGAACCCTATGCCTACCGTTGATAAAGGTCTGTTAATGTGAAATGAGGATGGTCAAAAGATAAATTAAATGTCGATTGGGGCCAAGGAGAAACACAAAAAAATTGCAAGAAACAAATCGCGTAGAAATAAAACTTGGAAATGCTTCAAAACGTCTCGTCTGAATAAGGAGGACTCTCGATGTATGACGATCGACAGGATCCATGATTTAATGCGGCGCGACTGAAACCCGGGGTGCTATTTTAATTGTGCATCATCTTAACAGGTTTATATGACTAGCATCTATGTATTGTAAATTATAATCTTTACAATGGTATCAATATTAATGTGTACGAGACAGTATGACCAGTACTCATTTTCTTATGGCACGTTTATAATTAATATTGCCCGTGCTAACATACCGAGATAAAAATGGTATTCTGGATACGGGCACACGTCTGATTCAATTTCGaactaaaaataataaattgtaaTAATGTTAATGTACTGTGTATATCCATTTCTCTTCCTTGATATGTTTTAACTACTTTCACTTAATAGTGATTTTCGCTTGTTTCAGGTTTCAATTATAATCAATTAAAGTTTTAATTTATAAGTGCACAATATTGAGGTATTGTTAATTTCAACTTTTTATagatatttgtaaaaaaaaaatatattaatacaGTATACATTACACGTTACgttaagtctattattgttacataaacattttaaataaaagATGGTGATAGATTTATATGAATAAACTATGAAAAATATACTTGATACATTCGCTTTTCTATTTTACATCTTACATTTAGTATTTACAAAAGATTATTCCCGTATTTGTTGTGAAAAGTTAAGCTTTTAATAATCTAGCAGTCTGTAAACATTACTATTGATCATATAAAGATTGGTACTCATTCACTCAAGGTCGTCATCATCGTATAGGTCATCAAAATCTGCAAACAAAAAATTATTCGTAATTGTAAATATAGTATTGTACAAATAATTCATTTGATAAATAAATACCATTGAAAAAGTCTGAATGTACTGCCTTCTCACTTGCTGTAAGATCGACTAACAAGCGACTCCCGCCAACCTAAAACGTTTTAaactttttattaataaataacgGTAATAATGATACATATTCAAACTCTACTGAATAATTTATTTGCCGTGTAATTATGTTGTTGCAAACATAACCTTATCGCGATAATACAATTACCTCTTCTAATTCAATGTATGACCCTGCACCTTCAGGGAACATTTCGTCTGCGACAAGAGTGGGCTTCATTTtgctttaaattttaattaactaACAAACTTCTAAATTTGTTTTCCAATTATTCTGTTTTGACAGAATAATCACAACCAATAAGTTGTGTTTGTAATTTATTGACTGCGTGAAATCACGAACTAAGTCTTAAGGAAGATCTATCATCAAATGTCTTTTTATGACCTGGGTCTTTAGGTCAAAAATACCTATGATGCCAAGAGAAATATAGCGATTATACAGTTTACAAATTGTACAGTATTATTCTATAATGAATATTTAGCAACAAAAATTGCTTATATGCTGTTAAAAAAGATTTTGTAAAAGGTATTTGTTCAATCAGTATGTCTCAAAATGCCATCTAGGAATGGTACTCAGGAATTAACAATGCTATTTCGtttttgaattaaaaaattatttattagtcTTCTCACaatttcaaaatataaaattattttgcAGTCTAAATAGTTAGTTGTGCAATGACATCGTACATTACAATTGCTTGTTTATTAGTAAACATCCTTTTAAACGCATATTTAAGAGTCGACGCTTTTGGATTTACAAATTTTTAGCGGCGACGCCTATGAACTCTCCACGTGGTGGAGTTTAGGCAAGGGGGATGCGGGTACAATCCAGAAAATGAATTTCTGCTAGATGGCGCCAATAGTAGTGTTCCCAAGAAAAGGGACAGTAATTCATATGCGCCACCGCTAGATAGCTATacattttcaattaaattttcatACCTCCTTTACAGTAAATAAATCAGTTCTGTTACTTATTACTTATGAAAGCTTTGTATCCTGAGATATTTTGTAGATTTCATAGTAACATGAAATACTCATAACAAAAAGGTACATAATAAACAAAttacatatttattatatattttattatactttattatGTACAATACTAAAAAAGGTAAGTAGCATACATTTCTTagtagaaaatataattaacGAAGTTATTATTTTTACATTGCACTAAATTCTGTAAACAGTTGAtacattttaatttttcttaTGCAAATAGCTTGAACGCAAGTACATGTAAGTATAAAAAATAGCTCAAGCGGCGTTCTAGTTATAATTGTGTACTAATTTGAAGCATATTGAATGACGTATACATGCATATACGCGAGCGTTTGCGGTAACGCAGTTGTCCTAAACTTATATACACCTTTTATTCCTCATGAACAGTGAGATTAACAAAATAAATATGGGACAACAATATTGTCATGTGTATAATTATTAAATCGTATTCGTTATAGTATGTTATTGTAAATAGAAAACTATTTAAAATATATCCACCTCAGTCCAATCCTATTTTCCATAACCATCGATTTCAAGTTGTACAATGATATAACAAACTTACAAAGAATGCACAAGGTGGTTAATGGAATTCTTGTAAGAAATAGTTATTACACACCCTTCACAGCCTGACCAGTATTTCTATTGCAAATTTTTCTTTTAGATTGGCGTTTAAAAATCGGTTCACGTGTCTGCCACGCATAAACAATAGTATAATAAATATACCGCAAATGAAACTTAcacgctatagtaacgattgcgAGGAAAATGTAATACGAAATAACGAAAACACCTTTCATGTAAAGGTGCTCAATAAGATTGTGTTAAAAATCTAATCATGTCACTTAAAATGTCTTGTAGAACATATTTCTCCTAAAAAAGTCGTGCAGGAAACCTGAACAACGTAAATAAGCTAAGCATTAGAACTTCTTCTCGcgaagaaataaatttcattcaTTCTCTGATAAAAATTCTTAATAGTGTTTAACGATAGCTAGCAATATAAACCATTTCCTTGGTTCTCAATCACATATTTCTTCAAATACTGAACCGCTTTTTCACTCAAACCGAGTTTCGGCAAGTCTTTCTCGAATTGGTCAAGTGTCCCAGCACCTGCTATGTAGCCATTCAACTTTGCAGCTAAGGGGGAACTGCGGAGGACTTCATCACTTGTTAGCCCAGTAATTTCGACCAACCACGGGTGATTTCTGAGTCGATATTTCTGATGATAGCTAAGGAACAGGAAAAGATTCTTTATTGCTATCTGTTACAGAACGAAAATTCTAACCCATTTGCAATATAGAATACTTACTCTTCGGCTGGGTAAAACTTTTCGAACTTTCGTATCTCGGTGAGGACCAGATCCGTGCGTTTGCGCTGCTCTTGTTCACGTGACTTCTCGGCCAACAATTTCTGCTCCTCGTCGTGGTACAAAATCAAAGACATGtactaaaaatttgaatacaagTTAGCATAACGATAACTTACTATATTACAGGCTGTCTAAAAAATTATAGACACAGAGAACGAAGATACAGCGAGTTACAAAAGTGTGTATACATTTTCTTGGAATACCTTGTATTGTCTATAGTATTATATAAGTGATTTTACTATAATCCCAAATTTAAAAAGAGGGATTGATCACTTTACCTGTCTCTTGATTTTGGTGGTAAGACCATACTCGTGGTTTTGCCAAAACAGAGCAAGTAGTTGCGAGTACGATATTACATCTGGATTATATTCGATATCGACGACTTCCGTGTGATCACCGCTGCTTAAAAAACACGAAaggattaaaatattgaaaggaaaaaaaaaataaagaaaattcacGCATACATATTTCTATAACTTGGCGATTCCTTCTGTCCGCCAGCGTAACCCACACAAGTTCTGATCACACCAGGTAACACACCGAAGAGGCTGTCACCTGCCCAAAAGCAGCCCATTCCGAATGTTGCGCGCTTTGCTTGGATCTCTTCCAGTTGGCCAGGCATTTTGTTGGACTATTGTGACATTTTCAACGATGGACGTTTAACCGTAGAACAGCACATAGAAAAGATAAaatcagaaaataaaataagagcTAAAAAAATCCTTACAACAGCCTTGctgaaaaattgaataaacCACGTAAAACTATTAGCGGAAAGACACGAGTTAGAGCTACGCGCTCCACGTGCCGCAATACTGCTTCGATCAGATCAGATAAAGGCGCGCGAAATCTGTTAGGTAATGGTCACGTTAAAGTTAATAAGCGAAAGTCTTCTATTGTGAATTAAATTTAAACTGAAATGTATTATTTCTCGTTTTTAATGCGATGAAATGGTGACAGAGAAAGATATCTGATTTGAAATTCGTCAAATCGAAATTAGTCTAGCGGCTACATATTTTTGAAATACCTTCACCCAACTGTGTACGAAAACCCAATGCAAAGTTTATACAGTGTAGATAGAAAGCTTATATGTAAGGTTCAAAATGAGCAACGTTTACCTCTTTCACGATCAAAAGAAGAATAATGCACGAAACGATATTAAGCACTTTGACACCGACTGAATCTAACATAGTGTTTCCTTTTCGAATTCATCTACTTCAGATTTAAACAATTATTTCGATCGAACACCGTATATTCCGCTGATTTATATTTCGAAATCTTTATCCTTTTAGAACACCCGGTATGTATAAGGTACAGGTTCGATGTGCCTACAAAAGAAAACACGACGAAATCTACAGGGTGAACCGTATAGCTTGATCACCTTGATCATTTCCGTTTTTGGATACGTTAGTAGTGGAAAATCTTGTTCTCACGTGTAACATTGGTCAGAGATACTCAGTTTATGAATAAATTTCCTCGTCAAGGTCCCTTAAATAGCATCGATTTTTTAAAGTGAAGATTTATCGTTCTTTTTATTTCTAGTTTTACGTATCCTATAAAATACGTTCTCATTATCATAATTAGTGATACACTAAGAGGTAAGTGTGCAAGGAGAAACGTATTTAGAAGGTGGAATCCTTCTGAGTGTTTAAAATTCTGTCAGTCAACTTCTTCGTACTTGAACACGATCAATGCTCGACCCGATCTCTCGATTACGCTAACACCTTAACCATGTAAGTTTATCTACCACGTGCTGTGAATCATTTTTGACATCGTCAGGTTATTTCGTAACAAAGCTTTGTTGGTCGAGTGAATTCTTTAACATAACCCAAATGTCTTCgtcttattgaatattttgagtATTTGTTAAATGttttaaatgtttttaattccTTTGTATACTGTTTCCTAAAATCCAGcgataaaaaatgtatttttttaatGTTTCAAATTTGCTTAAGTTCCCGCCAAAAAGTAGGACTTACTTTGAATAATCAGCTGTGAATGTggaaatttaattatatttaaaatataactgTATTTACTGTATAACATTACGAAAAACATTATGATATGATAACGAGATGATTATGCGTATCTTTGAATTGAATTTTCAATATATGAAACGATTGTTAGCTGGTTTCATTGATAACGGAAATAAACAAGATGATCCATTTATGCGGTTCACTTTGTATACAAAGTGACGGGAGCAATACATAAAACACACACATAGATCTTTTACACGGTTATTCAGTTTCGAT contains:
- the Dp gene encoding transcription factor Dp isoform X1 → MTQQNKTMNFLIHDANGHPQVIKVVQSSANKALGGIVSTTNAGGLKVFKTPSQESQVLSSSAQVLRTISLQSPSTPGQRLVTIPLQNTKLATTKAGEPVLTKTIQLTSAQMSDIKQAITQQQQQQQQQQQQQQQSSNQQLVKDASGKTYISPILDHSGSRKRQDVDGGDFVPDKRRKTEKVGKGLRHFSMKVCEKVKKKGTTSYNEVADELVGEFTNPAHINSLTDQQYDQKNIRRRVYDALNVLMAMNIISKEKKEIRWLGLPTNSLQECLALEKDKKKKIERIKAKTQQLHQLILSHISFKNLVERNRANESLRGPPKPNSAIQLPFLIVNTSKKTVIDCSISNDKTEYLFNFNDKFEIHDDIEVLKQMGLAFGLEKGECTEENLRKAKLMVPKSLEKYVEQLASGDLEKFIPVTIPGPSTSMEDLDTKLEGSRPPSSSHTSLSEDVLSPPSQYYSEEEDEEEESDQDDQADSDLEVN
- the Msra gene encoding methionine sulfoxide reductase A isoform X2, producing MNLSRITPKLSPLLRGGLAGFRSRNSSNKMPGQLEEIQAKRATFGMGCFWAGDSLFGVLPGVIRTCVGYAGGQKESPSYRNIGDHTEVVDIEYNPDVISYSQLLALFWQNHEYGLTTKIKRQYMSLILYHDEEQKLLAEKSREQEQRKRTDLVLTEIRKFEKFYPAEDYHQKYRLRNHPWLVEITGLTSDEVLRSSPLAAKLNGYIAGAGTLDQFEKDLPKLGLSEKAVQYLKKYVIENQGNGLYC
- the LOC143186200 gene encoding COP9 signalosome complex subunit 9: MKPTLVADEMFPEGAGSYIELEEVGGSRLLVDLTASEKAVHSDFFNDFDDLYDDDDLE
- the Msra gene encoding methionine sulfoxide reductase A isoform X3 is translated as MLDSVGVKVLNIVSCIILLLIVKESNKMPGQLEEIQAKRATFGMGCFWAGDSLFGVLPGVIRTCVGYAGGQKESPSYRNISGDHTEVVDIEYNPDVISYSQLLALFWQNHEYGLTTKIKRQYMSLILYHDEEQKLLAEKSREQEQRKRTDLVLTEIRKFEKFYPAEDYHQKYRLRNHPWLVEITGLTSDEVLRSSPLAAKLNGYIAGAGTLDQFEKDLPKLGLSEKAVQYLKKYVIENQGNGLYC
- the Msra gene encoding methionine sulfoxide reductase A isoform X1, with translation MNLSRITPKLSPLLRGGLAGFRSRNSSNKMPGQLEEIQAKRATFGMGCFWAGDSLFGVLPGVIRTCVGYAGGQKESPSYRNISGDHTEVVDIEYNPDVISYSQLLALFWQNHEYGLTTKIKRQYMSLILYHDEEQKLLAEKSREQEQRKRTDLVLTEIRKFEKFYPAEDYHQKYRLRNHPWLVEITGLTSDEVLRSSPLAAKLNGYIAGAGTLDQFEKDLPKLGLSEKAVQYLKKYVIENQGNGLYC
- the Dp gene encoding transcription factor Dp isoform X2; this encodes MTQQNKTMNFLIHDANGHPQVIKVVQSSANKALGGIVSTTNAGGLKVFKTPSQESQVLSSSAQVLRTISLQSPSTPGQRLVTIPLQNTKLATTKAGEPVLTKTIQLTSAQMSDIKQAITQQQQQQQQQQQQQQQSSNQQLVKDASGKTYISPILDHSGSRKRQDVDGGDFVPDKRRKTEKVGKGLRHFSMKVCEKVKKKGTTSYNEVADELVGEFTNPAHINSLTDQYDQKNIRRRVYDALNVLMAMNIISKEKKEIRWLGLPTNSLQECLALEKDKKKKIERIKAKTQQLHQLILSHISFKNLVERNRANESLRGPPKPNSAIQLPFLIVNTSKKTVIDCSISNDKTEYLFNFNDKFEIHDDIEVLKQMGLAFGLEKGECTEENLRKAKLMVPKSLEKYVEQLASGDLEKFIPVTIPGPSTSMEDLDTKLEGSRPPSSSHTSLSEDVLSPPSQYYSEEEDEEEESDQDDQADSDLEVN
- the Msra gene encoding methionine sulfoxide reductase A isoform X4, which gives rise to MPGQLEEIQAKRATFGMGCFWAGDSLFGVLPGVIRTCVGYAGGQKESPSYRNISGDHTEVVDIEYNPDVISYSQLLALFWQNHEYGLTTKIKRQYMSLILYHDEEQKLLAEKSREQEQRKRTDLVLTEIRKFEKFYPAEDYHQKYRLRNHPWLVEITGLTSDEVLRSSPLAAKLNGYIAGAGTLDQFEKDLPKLGLSEKAVQYLKKYVIENQGNGLYC